Below is a window of Phormidium ambiguum IAM M-71 DNA.
ATAAAGTTAACATTGGCCCGCAGGGTGATTTTTTTACTTCTCCCCATTTGGGTGCAGATTTTGGCGAGTTGTTGGCTAAGCAATTTTGCCAAATGTGGCAAATTATGGGTTGTCCAACACCTTTTAATTTAGTAGAAATGGGCGCAGGACAAGGAATTTTAGCTGGCGATATTCTGCGTTATTTACACAAGCATCATTTCGAGTTTTTCTCAGCTTTAGATTACATTATTGTTGAAAAGTCTTCTGCTTTAAGACAAGAACAACAACAACGTTTGTCTAATTTCCCGCTGCGTTGGTGTGAATGGGAAGAAATACCCGCTAATTCATTGGTTGGATGTTGCTTTTCTAATGAACTGATAGATGCTTTTCCAGTACATCAGGTAGTTTGGGAAAAAGGGGAGTTAAAGGAAGTTTATGTCAGTTTAGGGAAGGAAGGAGAGTTTGTGGAAGTAATTGGAGAAACTTCTACAAATCGGTTAATTGAATATTTTGATTTGGTCGGAATTGATTTTGCTAAAAATGCTTATCCAGATGGCTATCGCACTGAGGTAAATTTGCTGGCTTTGGATTGGTTAAGTATGGTTGCTGATAAAATTCATCGGGGTTATTTACTAACAATTGATTATGGCTATCCTGCTCATCGTTACT
It encodes the following:
- a CDS encoding class I SAM-dependent methyltransferase, giving the protein MDDSNLSLPEAISLTARYAIANQITSHPQQRITFAEFMNLALYHPEYGYYATNKVNIGPQGDFFTSPHLGADFGELLAKQFCQMWQIMGCPTPFNLVEMGAGQGILAGDILRYLHKHHFEFFSALDYIIVEKSSALRQEQQQRLSNFPLRWCEWEEIPANSLVGCCFSNELIDAFPVHQVVWEKGELKEVYVSLGKEGEFVEVIGETSTNRLIEYFDLVGIDFAKNAYPDGYRTEVNLLALDWLSMVADKIHRGYLLTIDYGYPAHRYYSLGRSQGTLQCYYRHSHHNDPYINVGQQDITAHVDFTALEKWGELCGLRRLGFTQQGLFLMALGLGDRISAISDSNAENYQDIQKVLQRRDALHQMINPMGLGGFGVLLQCRGLSEEEIAQPLQGFIIPKR